From Alienimonas californiensis, a single genomic window includes:
- a CDS encoding efflux RND transporter permease subunit, whose protein sequence is MLDAVIRFALRNRVLVLAVSVATLVYGALLAAQMPIDVFPDLDRPRVILLTEARGLATEEVETLVTYPLEIALLGASGVEDVRSQSTAGLSVVYVEFGWDTEISDARRTVQERMATLAGTLPEGVVPQMTPPSSIMGQIVVAGLSRQAGPRGGELYSIEQTGLLLEALPGGAADRFAVWEPVERRRPETWTRVADATVEPATGQRVELERLGSIGGSPVEPGDGGASDEAATPTIRVVLDGRERLVRLASDAERRRDLRTIADWIVRPRLRKVTGVAEAFILGGDRKQYQVRIDPAALLEYGVSLQDVETALHESNINTSGGFAVTGETERPIRVLGRLGPRPERVVEELKAVPVGANDRRPVLLGQVADVVEAAEFKRGDGSVNGRPGVVFTVVKQPHVDTRGLTDRVEDALTDVEDTLTADLVVTPDLFQLRGFIDRGVFNVGEALVLGAGLVVIVLFLFLLNVRTTFITLTAIPLSLVITTLVFRLVSWLSGSELSINVMTLGGLAVAMGELVDDAIVDVENIFRRLKENNARQKPHPALRVVYEASREIRGAIVFGTAVVILVFLPLFALGGVEGRLFAPLGVAYITSILASLLVSLTVTPVLSYYLLPNAPATHGESDGPLLRALKALTRPLVRLSMAAPSLMLFLTWTAVGVAAWQAAGLGRNFLPAFDEGSVQINVTLPPGASLDASNAAAELIDRQLRRRQVSAAQPDAAIRSFVRRTGRAELDEHASPVNASEYILAMNPDSELDREEVIDELLEVLRDEVPGVGIEVEQPLAHLISHMISGVYAQIAIKVYGEDLDTLQRLAEQIEATVAEVPGVTPPVIEPIQMTEELHVRLRPHDLAFYGLTRAEVASLVQTALQGHLVSEVLEGSRRFDLLVRLEERSRTDYANLGRLRIDLPGGKGQVELRELADVERGVGPNAVNRENARRRMVVRCNTQGRDLASAVEEIQARLDGTLDLPPGYFVEYGGQFESQQRATRTILILAGVSTVGIFAVLLIPFPSVRIVLQILNALPTAFIGGVAALVITDQTLTVASLVGFISLGGIAVRNGILLVSHYVHLMAEEGQPFTQETVLRGSLERLAPVLMTALTAGIALIPLVLGGDEPGREILYPVATVILGGLTTSTFCEFLVHPGLFWRFSGRDAVRLAKGGDEDDLLAPPPTEPASPEIQPAAEAPGPA, encoded by the coding sequence ATGCTCGACGCCGTCATTCGCTTCGCCCTCCGCAACCGCGTGCTGGTGCTCGCCGTGAGCGTCGCCACGCTGGTGTACGGGGCGCTGCTGGCCGCCCAGATGCCGATCGACGTCTTCCCGGACCTCGACCGCCCGCGGGTGATCCTGCTCACCGAGGCCCGCGGGCTGGCGACCGAGGAGGTGGAAACGCTGGTCACCTATCCGCTGGAGATCGCCCTGCTGGGCGCCAGCGGCGTGGAGGACGTCCGCAGCCAGTCGACCGCCGGGCTGAGCGTCGTCTACGTGGAGTTCGGCTGGGACACGGAAATCAGCGACGCCCGCCGGACCGTGCAGGAGCGGATGGCGACCCTCGCCGGAACGCTGCCGGAGGGCGTCGTGCCGCAGATGACGCCGCCGTCGTCGATCATGGGGCAGATCGTCGTCGCCGGGCTCTCCCGGCAGGCGGGCCCGCGGGGCGGGGAGCTGTACTCGATCGAACAGACCGGCCTGCTGCTCGAAGCCCTGCCGGGGGGGGCTGCGGACCGGTTCGCCGTCTGGGAGCCGGTCGAACGCCGCCGGCCGGAGACGTGGACCCGCGTCGCCGACGCGACCGTCGAACCCGCCACGGGGCAGCGGGTCGAACTGGAACGACTCGGCTCGATCGGCGGAAGCCCTGTCGAACCAGGCGACGGGGGGGCGAGCGACGAGGCCGCGACGCCGACGATCCGCGTCGTCCTCGACGGCCGGGAGCGGCTCGTGCGGCTGGCCTCCGATGCGGAGCGCCGCCGGGACCTGCGGACGATCGCCGACTGGATCGTCCGGCCGCGGCTCCGCAAGGTGACCGGCGTGGCGGAGGCGTTCATCCTTGGCGGGGACCGCAAGCAGTATCAGGTCCGCATCGACCCGGCGGCGCTGCTGGAGTACGGGGTGAGTCTGCAGGACGTGGAGACGGCCCTGCACGAAAGCAACATCAACACCAGCGGCGGGTTCGCCGTGACCGGCGAGACGGAGCGACCGATCCGGGTGCTCGGCCGGCTCGGCCCGCGGCCGGAGCGGGTCGTCGAGGAACTGAAGGCGGTGCCGGTCGGGGCGAACGATCGCCGCCCGGTGCTGCTCGGACAGGTCGCCGACGTGGTCGAGGCGGCGGAGTTCAAGCGGGGCGACGGCAGCGTGAACGGACGCCCGGGCGTGGTGTTCACGGTCGTCAAACAGCCGCACGTCGACACCCGCGGCCTGACCGACCGGGTGGAAGACGCCCTGACCGACGTGGAAGACACGCTCACCGCCGATCTCGTCGTCACGCCGGACCTGTTTCAGCTGCGGGGGTTCATCGACCGCGGCGTGTTCAACGTCGGGGAAGCCCTCGTGCTCGGCGCCGGGCTGGTCGTGATCGTGCTGTTCCTGTTCCTGCTCAACGTGCGGACGACGTTCATCACCCTGACGGCGATCCCGCTGTCGCTGGTGATCACCACGCTGGTGTTCCGGCTGGTCAGTTGGCTGTCCGGCAGCGAGCTGTCGATCAACGTGATGACCCTCGGCGGGCTGGCCGTGGCGATGGGGGAGCTGGTCGACGACGCGATCGTCGACGTGGAGAACATTTTTCGCCGGCTCAAGGAAAACAACGCCCGCCAGAAGCCGCATCCGGCGTTGCGAGTCGTCTACGAGGCCAGTCGGGAGATCCGCGGGGCGATCGTGTTCGGCACGGCGGTGGTGATCCTGGTGTTCCTGCCGCTGTTCGCCCTCGGCGGGGTGGAGGGGCGGCTGTTCGCCCCGCTGGGGGTGGCCTACATCACCTCGATCCTCGCCTCGCTGCTGGTCTCGCTGACCGTCACGCCGGTCCTGTCCTACTACCTGCTGCCGAACGCCCCGGCGACGCACGGCGAGTCCGACGGCCCGCTGCTCCGGGCGCTCAAGGCCCTGACGCGGCCGCTGGTCCGGCTGAGCATGGCGGCGCCGTCGCTGATGCTGTTCCTGACGTGGACGGCCGTGGGCGTGGCGGCGTGGCAGGCCGCCGGGCTGGGGCGGAACTTCCTGCCCGCCTTCGACGAGGGCAGCGTGCAGATCAACGTGACGCTCCCGCCGGGCGCCTCCCTGGACGCCTCCAACGCTGCCGCCGAACTGATCGACCGGCAGCTCCGCCGGCGGCAGGTCTCCGCCGCCCAGCCGGACGCGGCGATCCGCAGCTTCGTCCGCCGCACCGGCCGGGCGGAACTGGACGAGCACGCCTCGCCGGTGAACGCCAGCGAGTACATCCTCGCCATGAACCCCGACAGCGAACTGGACCGCGAGGAGGTCATCGACGAACTGCTCGAAGTCCTCCGCGACGAGGTCCCGGGCGTGGGGATCGAGGTCGAGCAGCCGCTGGCCCACCTGATCAGCCACATGATCTCCGGCGTGTACGCCCAGATCGCGATCAAGGTCTACGGGGAGGACCTCGACACGCTCCAGCGGCTGGCCGAGCAGATCGAAGCCACCGTGGCGGAGGTGCCCGGCGTCACGCCGCCGGTGATCGAGCCGATCCAGATGACCGAGGAGCTGCACGTCCGCCTGCGGCCGCACGACCTCGCCTTCTACGGCCTGACCCGGGCGGAGGTCGCTTCGCTGGTGCAGACCGCGTTGCAGGGGCATCTCGTCTCCGAGGTGCTGGAGGGCTCCCGCCGGTTCGACCTGCTCGTGCGGCTGGAGGAGCGCTCGCGGACCGACTACGCCAACCTCGGCCGGCTCCGCATTGACCTGCCGGGCGGGAAGGGGCAGGTCGAACTGCGGGAGCTGGCGGACGTCGAACGCGGCGTCGGTCCGAACGCCGTGAACCGGGAGAACGCCCGCCGGCGGATGGTCGTCCGCTGCAACACGCAGGGCCGCGATTTGGCCTCCGCCGTCGAGGAGATTCAGGCCCGGCTGGACGGCACGCTCGACCTGCCGCCCGGCTACTTCGTGGAGTACGGCGGGCAGTTCGAGAGCCAGCAGCGGGCCACGCGGACGATCCTGATTCTGGCGGGGGTCTCGACCGTCGGCATCTTCGCCGTGCTGCTGATCCCGTTCCCCTCGGTGCGGATCGTCCTGCAAATCCTGAACGCCCTGCCGACAGCGTTCATTGGCGGCGTCGCGGCGCTCGTGATCACGGATCAGACGCTCACGGTGGCCAGCCTCGTCGGGTTCATCTCGCTGGGCGGGATCGCGGTCCGCAACGGCATCCTGCTGGTCAGCCATTACGTGCACCTGATGGCCGAGGAGGGCCAGCCGTTCACGCAGGAGACCGTGCTCCGCGGCAGTCTCGAACGACTGGCCCCGGTGCTGATGACGGCCCTGACCGCCGGGATCGCCCTCATCCCGCTGGTGCTCGGCGGGGACGAACCCGGCCGCGAGATCCTGTATCCGGTCGCCACCGTGATCCTCGGCGGGCTGACGACCTCCACCTTCTGCGAGTTCCTCGTCCACCCCGGCCTGTTCTGGCGGTTCAGCGGCCGCGACGCCGTCCGTCTGGCAAAGGGCGGAGACGAGGACGACCTGCTCGCCCCGCCGCCGACCGAGCCCGCGTCCCCCGAGATTCAGCCCGCCGCCGAGGCGCCGGGCCCCGCCTGA
- a CDS encoding metal-sensitive transcriptional regulator: MNLNDEQKQALRKRLRRAEGQVAAVGRMIEEDRYCVDVLTQVRAAMAALGKVGHIVLENHLDTCVSAAFRVEDDETRKEKVRELMAVFAQYGNFGDR; encoded by the coding sequence GTGAACCTGAACGACGAACAGAAGCAAGCCCTCCGCAAGCGGCTCCGCCGAGCCGAGGGCCAGGTCGCCGCGGTGGGGCGGATGATCGAGGAGGACCGGTACTGCGTGGACGTGCTGACGCAGGTCCGAGCGGCGATGGCGGCCTTGGGCAAGGTGGGGCACATCGTGCTCGAAAATCACCTGGACACCTGCGTCTCCGCCGCCTTCAGGGTCGAGGACGACGAGACCCGTAAGGAAAAGGTCCGCGAGCTGATGGCCGTCTTCGCCCAATACGGCAATTTCGGCGACCGCTAA
- a CDS encoding DUF305 domain-containing protein, translating to MNAYVRFGLMIATSTAVMFGLMYLNTYALDHVFFSETRLYMALLMGATMAVVMMGFMWKMHENRKANVGILVGAAAVFVLTLWLVRSQETVQDESWLKAMIPHHSIAILTSERAEIADPRVRDLADRIIKTQREEIAEMKGYIDDLEANR from the coding sequence ATGAACGCCTACGTCCGCTTCGGCCTGATGATCGCCACCTCCACGGCGGTGATGTTCGGCCTGATGTATCTCAACACCTACGCCCTCGATCACGTTTTCTTCAGCGAGACGCGACTCTATATGGCCCTTTTAATGGGGGCGACGATGGCCGTCGTCATGATGGGTTTCATGTGGAAGATGCACGAGAATCGCAAGGCGAACGTCGGCATCCTCGTCGGCGCCGCCGCGGTCTTCGTCCTCACGCTGTGGCTCGTGCGATCGCAGGAAACGGTGCAGGATGAATCATGGCTGAAGGCGATGATCCCGCACCACTCGATCGCGATCCTCACCAGCGAACGAGCGGAGATCGCCGACCCGCGCGTCCGCGATCTGGCCGACCGAATCATTAAGACCCAGCGGGAGGAGATCGCGGAGATGAAGGGTTATATCGACGATCTGGAAGCGAACCGCTGA